In Poecile atricapillus isolate bPoeAtr1 chromosome W, bPoeAtr1.hap1, whole genome shotgun sequence, one DNA window encodes the following:
- the LOC131591699 gene encoding ATP synthase subunit gamma, mitochondrial-like isoform X1 — translation MRLAIALGLRKSDFPMTPIPSRSRFRSRAGAAPDPASSGNGGGALEADPGGAAQARCGRADLQRGCGGGAAMFARGAAVALVQPQWGQVRNMATLKDITRRLKSIKNIQKITKSMKMVSAAKYARAERELKPARVYGTGALSLYEKAEIKAPEDKKKHLLIGVSSDRGLCGAIHTSIAKTLKNEITNLSNAGKEVMVVGVGDKIRGLLQRTHSNYFLLTFKEVGRRPPSFGDASVIALELLNSGFEFDEGSVIYNRFRSVISYKTDEKPIFSFETVASSESLSIYDDIDADVLRNYQEFTLANILYYSLKESTTSEQSARMTAMDNASKNASEMIDKLTLTFNRTRQAVITKELIEIISGAAALD, via the exons ATGCGGTTGGCGATCGCCTTGGGGCTGAGGAAATCCGACTTCCCCATGACGCCGATCCCGTCCCGATCCCGATTCCGCTCCCGAGCCGGTGCCGCTCCGGATCCCGCCTCCTCCGGAAATGGCGGCGGCGCCCTGGAAGCGGATCCCGGCGGGGCGGCGCAGGCGCGCTGCGGGCGCGCTGACCTTCAGCGGGGCTGTGGTGGAGGCGCCGCCATGTTCGCCCGGGGCGCCGCGGTCGCGCTGGTCCAGCCGCAATG GGGCCAAGTCAGGAATATGGCAACGCTAAAAGACA TCACCAGGCGTTTGAAGTCCATCAAGAACATCCAGAAGATCACCAAGTCCATGAAGATGGTTTCTGCAGCCAAATATGCAAGAGCTGAGAGGGAGCTGAAGCCTGCGAGAGTCTATGGAACAGGAGCTctgt ctctttatgagaaagcagaaataaaggcACCTGAGGACAAGAAGAAGCATCTCCTTATTGGTGTGTCCTCTGACCGAGGCTTGTGTGGTGCTATCCATACATCCATTGCTAAAACCTTGAAGAACGAAATTACCAACCTCTCAAATGCAGGGAAAGAGGTTATGGTGGTTGGAGTAGGTGACAAGATCAGAGGCCTGCTTCAAAG aacacacagcaactATTTCCTGCTGACATTCAAAGAAGTGGGACGGAGACCTCCAAGCTTTGGAGATGCTTCAGTCATTGCTTTAGAGCTGTTAAACTCTGGGTTTGAATTTGATGAAGGCTCTGTCATCTACAATCGGTTCAG GTCTGTCATCTCTTACAAGACCGATGAGAAACCAATCTTTTCCTTTGAAACTGTGGCTAGTTCTG AGAGCCTAAGTATCTATGATGATATTGATGCTGATGTGCTGAGAAATTACCAGGAGTTCACACTAGCAAACATTCTGTACTACTCCCTGAAAGAGTCCACCACCAGTGAGCAGAGTGCCAGAATGACTGCCATGGACAATGCCAGCAAGAATGCTT CCGAGATGATTGACAAGCTGACCTTGACGTTCAACCGCACCCGTCAAGCCGTCATCACCAAGGAGCTTATTGAGATCatctctggtgctgctgctct GGATTAA
- the LOC131591699 gene encoding ATP synthase subunit gamma, mitochondrial-like isoform X2: MRLAIALGLRKSDFPMTPIPSRSRFRSRAGAAPDPASSGNGGGALEADPGGAAQARCGRADLQRGCGGGAAMFARGAAVALVQPQWGQVRNMATLKDITRRLKSIKNIQKITKSMKMVSAAKYARAERELKPARVYGTGALSLYEKAEIKAPEDKKKHLLIGVSSDRGLCGAIHTSIAKTLKNEITNLSNAGKEVMVVGVGDKIRGLLQRTHSNYFLLTFKEVGRRPPSFGDASVIALELLNSGFEFDEGSVIYNRFRSVISYKTDEKPIFSFETVASSESLSIYDDIDADVLRNYQEFTLANILYYSLKESTTSEQSARMTAMDNASKNASEMIDKLTLTFNRTRQAVITKELIEIISGAAAL, translated from the exons ATGCGGTTGGCGATCGCCTTGGGGCTGAGGAAATCCGACTTCCCCATGACGCCGATCCCGTCCCGATCCCGATTCCGCTCCCGAGCCGGTGCCGCTCCGGATCCCGCCTCCTCCGGAAATGGCGGCGGCGCCCTGGAAGCGGATCCCGGCGGGGCGGCGCAGGCGCGCTGCGGGCGCGCTGACCTTCAGCGGGGCTGTGGTGGAGGCGCCGCCATGTTCGCCCGGGGCGCCGCGGTCGCGCTGGTCCAGCCGCAATG GGGCCAAGTCAGGAATATGGCAACGCTAAAAGACA TCACCAGGCGTTTGAAGTCCATCAAGAACATCCAGAAGATCACCAAGTCCATGAAGATGGTTTCTGCAGCCAAATATGCAAGAGCTGAGAGGGAGCTGAAGCCTGCGAGAGTCTATGGAACAGGAGCTctgt ctctttatgagaaagcagaaataaaggcACCTGAGGACAAGAAGAAGCATCTCCTTATTGGTGTGTCCTCTGACCGAGGCTTGTGTGGTGCTATCCATACATCCATTGCTAAAACCTTGAAGAACGAAATTACCAACCTCTCAAATGCAGGGAAAGAGGTTATGGTGGTTGGAGTAGGTGACAAGATCAGAGGCCTGCTTCAAAG aacacacagcaactATTTCCTGCTGACATTCAAAGAAGTGGGACGGAGACCTCCAAGCTTTGGAGATGCTTCAGTCATTGCTTTAGAGCTGTTAAACTCTGGGTTTGAATTTGATGAAGGCTCTGTCATCTACAATCGGTTCAG GTCTGTCATCTCTTACAAGACCGATGAGAAACCAATCTTTTCCTTTGAAACTGTGGCTAGTTCTG AGAGCCTAAGTATCTATGATGATATTGATGCTGATGTGCTGAGAAATTACCAGGAGTTCACACTAGCAAACATTCTGTACTACTCCCTGAAAGAGTCCACCACCAGTGAGCAGAGTGCCAGAATGACTGCCATGGACAATGCCAGCAAGAATGCTT CCGAGATGATTGACAAGCTGACCTTGACGTTCAACCGCACCCGTCAAGCCGTCATCACCAAGGAGCTTATTGAGATCatctctggtgctgctgctct GTGA
- the LOC131591699 gene encoding ATP synthase subunit gamma, mitochondrial-like isoform X3 — protein sequence MRLAIALGLRKSDFPMTPIPSRSRFRSRAGAAPDPASSGNGGGALEADPGGAAQARCGRADLQRGCGGGAAMFARGAAVALVQPQWGQVRNMATLKDITRRLKSIKNIQKITKSMKMVSAAKYARAERELKPARVYGTGALSLYEKAEIKAPEDKKKHLLIGVSSDRGLCGAIHTSIAKTLKNEITNLSNAGKEVMVVGVGDKIRGLLQRTHSNYFLLTFKEVGRRPPSFGDASVIALELLNSGFEFDEGSVIYNRFRSVISYKTDEKPIFSFETVASSESLSIYDDIDADVLRNYQEFTLANILYYSLKESTTSEQSARMTAMDNASKNASEMIDKLTLTFNRTRQAVITKELIEIISGAAAL from the exons ATGCGGTTGGCGATCGCCTTGGGGCTGAGGAAATCCGACTTCCCCATGACGCCGATCCCGTCCCGATCCCGATTCCGCTCCCGAGCCGGTGCCGCTCCGGATCCCGCCTCCTCCGGAAATGGCGGCGGCGCCCTGGAAGCGGATCCCGGCGGGGCGGCGCAGGCGCGCTGCGGGCGCGCTGACCTTCAGCGGGGCTGTGGTGGAGGCGCCGCCATGTTCGCCCGGGGCGCCGCGGTCGCGCTGGTCCAGCCGCAATG GGGCCAAGTCAGGAATATGGCAACGCTAAAAGACA TCACCAGGCGTTTGAAGTCCATCAAGAACATCCAGAAGATCACCAAGTCCATGAAGATGGTTTCTGCAGCCAAATATGCAAGAGCTGAGAGGGAGCTGAAGCCTGCGAGAGTCTATGGAACAGGAGCTctgt ctctttatgagaaagcagaaataaaggcACCTGAGGACAAGAAGAAGCATCTCCTTATTGGTGTGTCCTCTGACCGAGGCTTGTGTGGTGCTATCCATACATCCATTGCTAAAACCTTGAAGAACGAAATTACCAACCTCTCAAATGCAGGGAAAGAGGTTATGGTGGTTGGAGTAGGTGACAAGATCAGAGGCCTGCTTCAAAG aacacacagcaactATTTCCTGCTGACATTCAAAGAAGTGGGACGGAGACCTCCAAGCTTTGGAGATGCTTCAGTCATTGCTTTAGAGCTGTTAAACTCTGGGTTTGAATTTGATGAAGGCTCTGTCATCTACAATCGGTTCAG GTCTGTCATCTCTTACAAGACCGATGAGAAACCAATCTTTTCCTTTGAAACTGTGGCTAGTTCTG AGAGCCTAAGTATCTATGATGATATTGATGCTGATGTGCTGAGAAATTACCAGGAGTTCACACTAGCAAACATTCTGTACTACTCCCTGAAAGAGTCCACCACCAGTGAGCAGAGTGCCAGAATGACTGCCATGGACAATGCCAGCAAGAATGCTT CCGAGATGATTGACAAGCTGACCTTGACGTTCAACCGCACCCGTCAAGCCGTCATCACCAAGGAGCTTATTGAGATCatctctggtgctgctgctctgtga